A single region of the Nicotiana sylvestris chromosome 6, ASM39365v2, whole genome shotgun sequence genome encodes:
- the LOC138870704 gene encoding uncharacterized protein produces MVATWGESSDEESESEDGYEQALMEIEEYNEESEVSIIHLKDKINFLSKERLSELLLDFIDESKDLNNKKEQLSKESVILKAKCKNLELRASESERSKNQFLSLEDLEGGNVSFGNGKNGEIIGFGKVDKTDSHSIENVYLIDCLKYSLISVLQLCDRGKKE; encoded by the exons atggttgctacctggggagaaagctcagatgaggaATCAGAAAGTGAAGATGGatatgaacaagcacttatggaaattgaagaatacaatgaggaatctgaggtaagtataattcatctcaaagacaagattaattttttgtctaaagaaaggctatctgagTTACTTCTCGATTTCATTGATGAATCTAAGGATTTAAACAATAAAAAGGAACAACTGTCTAAGGAGTCtgtgattttgaaagctaagtgcaaaaatctggaacttagggctagtgaaagtgaaa gaagcaagaaccagttcctttcacttgaggacctcgaaggaggtaatgtctcctttggaaatgggaagaacgGTGAGATCATTGGGTTTGGAAAGGTAGATAAgactgattctcactctattgagaatgtctacttgatagattgCCTAAAGTACAGTCTAATCAGTGTATTGCAATTATGTGATAGAG ggaaaaaggagtaa
- the LOC138870703 gene encoding secreted RxLR effector protein 161-like — translation MIGSLLYLNAGKPDIIFNVGLCARFQENPKESHLAVVKRLLRYLKVTTDLCLLYPKGSNFNIVGYADTDYTGFLVDRKSTSGMADFLGLCLVSWATKKQNSVVLSTVEAEYVVAASYSFKSATHEEESGSSETKQVSSDSKVSPETISKVAAN, via the exons ATGATTGGTTCTCTTTTGTATCTTAATGCTGGCAAACCTGACATTATTTTCAATGTAGGGCTCTGTGCTCGATTTCAAGAAAATCCAAAGGAATCCCACTTAGCTGTTGTCAAGAGActattgagatacttgaaagtcactactgacctttgccttttgtatccaaaaggtagtaacttTAACATAGTGGGATATGCTGACACTGACTAtacaggtttccttgtggatagaaagagcacctcaggtatggcagaCTTCCTTGGTttatgtcttgtgtcatgggctactaaaaagcaaaattcagtggtcTTATCCACtgttgaagctgagtatgttgttgctgcttcCT ATTCTTTTAAATCTGCTACTCATGAGGAAGAAAGTGGCTCTTCCGAAACTAAACAAGTATCTTCTGATTCTAAAGTTTCTCCTGAGACAATTTCTAAAGTTGCTGCAAATTAA